Proteins encoded by one window of Grus americana isolate bGruAme1 chromosome 7, bGruAme1.mat, whole genome shotgun sequence:
- the AFAP1L2 gene encoding actin filament-associated protein 1-like 2 isoform X1 → MDKYKALEQLLTELEDFLRILDKENLSSTAVVKKSFLSDLLRVYTKSSGGDEEYIYMNKVTIHKQQGDQEKQDKGLDRRNSLTNGDSGLHSSPPQKSLPDLPPPKIPETKQPPVPKIESPEGYYEEAEPYDVSVNGLFGRLAAAGPRPGLQVTEGVIYATITMEDGEAISSSYESYDEEESSKGKSATHQWPSTEATIELMKDARICAFLWRKKWLGQWAKQLCIIKDTRLLCYKSSKDHSPQLDVNLLGCTVIHKEKQVRKKEHKLKIIPMNADVIVLGLQSKDQAEQWLRVIQETSGLLCEGGNEGNQYIPDSQRLSYPKVEVSERYSVASESGSSTDGHPEIAEIKDVKKKGTTGLKLSNLMNLGRKKSSSLDSPERSLETSSYLNVLVNSQWKSRWCQIKDGHLHFYQDKNRSKLAQQPLSLAGCEVIPEPSPDHLYSFRILHNGEERVILEAKSSEEMGHWLGLLLSESGSKTDPEEFTYDYVDADRVSCIVSAAKNSFFLMQRKYSEPNTYIDNLPKGRMQQEELYDDVDLPDLSVEEAPKSESKLEADQDRVYLDLTPVKSFLHCAGKKSCQTSPLSSPSLERAANKAAAESTAEPAPVAKEAEPCSKAIETSEQKHPEQPEPDETLPRAPTVKIQTQQQKIAFPQPAPEPPAGTVTVGSPQLLPAHRPKMPVPAAAVETKLGKNRTEAEVKRFTEEKERLEKEKDEIRAQLTQLRKERRELKEMLGGSTDKSLEQRLKEIEEECKRKESRRVDLELSLVEVKENLKKAESGPVTLGTAVDTTHLENAAPRIQAKSASPANSPENSPVNSATALKNRPLSVMVTGKGTVLQKAKEWEKKGAS, encoded by the exons CTCTCGAGCAGCTGCTCACAGAACTTGAAGATTTTTTGAGGATACTGGACAAGGAGAACTTGAGCAGCACTGCTGTTGTGAAGAAGAGCTTCCTCTCCGACCTTCTGCGGGTCTACACCAAGTCCAGCG GTGGCGATGAGGAATATATTTATATGAACAAAGTGACCATCCATAAACAACAGGGTGACCAGGAGAAACAAGACAAAG GGCTGGATCGGAGAAACTCCTTGACCAATGGAGACTCAGGACTGCATTCGTCCCCTCCTCAGAAGAGCCTGCCAGACCTCCCCCCTCCAAAG aTTCCCGAAACAAAACAACCTCCGGTCCCCAAGATCGAATCCCCAGAGGGATATTATGAAGAGGCTGAGCCATATGATGTCTCTGTAAATG GTCTTTTTGGTAGGCTTGCGGCGGCTGGACCCAGGCCAGGGTTGCAGGTTACTGAGGGAGTTATTTATGCCACAATAACGATGG AAGATGGTGAAGCCATTAGTAGCTCCTATGAATCTTATGATGAAGAAGAGAGCAGTAAAGGCAAGTCAGCGACCCATCAGTGGCCATCCACAGAGGCCACCATTGAGTTGATGAAGGACGCCCGCATCTGTGCATTCCTGTGGCGAAAGAAGTGGCTGGGACAGTGGGCAAAACAGCTGTGTATTATCAAGGATACCAGGTTGCTG TGCTACAAGAGCTCCAAAGACCACAGCCCTCAGCTCGACGTGAATTTGCTGGGCTGCACTGTCATTCACAAGGAAAAGCAAGTGAGGAAGAAAGAGCACAAGCTGAAGATCATCCCCATGAATGCCGATGTCattgtgctggggctgcagagtAAAGACCAGGCAGAGCAGTGGCTCAGG GTAATACAGGAGACGAGCGGTCTGCTGTGCGAAGGAGGCAATGAAGGCAACCAGTACATCCCGGATTCGCAGCGTCTCAGTTACCCAAAG GTGGAGGTATCCGAGAGGTACTCTGTAGCCTCCGAGAGCGGGAGCAGCACGGACGGCCATCCAGAGATTGCAGAGATAAAAGATG TTAAGAAGAAGGGCACAACTGGCCTGAAACTGAGCAACCTGATGAACCTCGGAAGGAAAAAATCCAGCTCCCTGGATAGCCCAGAGAGATCCCTGGAGACTTCCA GTTACCTGAACGTGCTAGTGAACAGCCAGTGGAAGTCCCGCTGGTGCCAGATAAAAGACGGTCACCTCCATTTCTACCAGGACAAAAACCGAAGCAAACTGGCTCAGCAACCCCTGAGTTTGGCAGGTTGTGAAGTTATCCCAGAGCCAAGCCCTGATCATCTCTACTCCTTCCGCATCCTGCACAATGGGGAAGAACGGGTCATTCTAGAG GCGAAGTCCTCGGAGGAAATGGGCCACTGGCTGGGCCTCCTTTTGTCAGAGTCAGGTTCGAAAACAGACCCAGAGGAATTTACCTACGACTACGTGGATGCTGACCGGGTTTCCTGCATTGTGAGCGCTGCAAAGAACTCCTTCTT CTTAATGCAGAGGAAGTACTCTGAGCCCAACACCTACATCGACAATCTGCCAAAGGGCAGGatgcagcaggaggagctgtaTGACGACGTGGATCTGCCAGACCTGTCTGTG GAAGAAGCACCCAAGAGTGAGAGCAAATTGGAGGCAGACCAAGACAGAGTGTACCTGGATCTCACCCCAGTGAAGTCCTTCCTACACTGTGCTGGCAAGAAGTCATGCCAGACTTCACCCCTCAGCTCACCATCTCTAGAAAGGGCTGCCAACAaggctgcagcagagagcaCAGCTGAGCCAGCCCCTGTGGCTAAGGAAGCCGAGCCCTGTAGTAAGGCGATAGAGACCTCGGAGCAG AAACACCCAGAGCAGCCAGAGCCTGATGAGACACTGCCACGGGCGCCCACCGTCAAAATCCAGACGCAGCAGCAAAAGATCGCCTTCCCCCAGCCGGCCCCTGAGCCGCCGGCAGGCACAGTGACAGTGGGCagtccccagctgctgcccgCACACCGGCCCAAGATGCCAGTGCCAG cagcagcagtggaaacCAAGCTGGGCAAGAACAGGACAGAGGCAGAGGTGAAGAGGtttacagaggaaaaggagcggctggaaaaggagaaggatgaAATCCGGGCTCAGCTCACCCAGCTGCGCAAGGAGAGGCGGGAGCTGAAGGAAATGCTCGGGGGCAGCACAG AcaagagcctggagcagaggcTGAAGGAGATAGAAGAAGAGTGCAAAAGGAAGGAGAGCCGGAGGGTGGACCTGGAGCTGAGCCTGGTGGAGGTGAAGGAGAACCTGAAGAAGGCAGAGTCCGGCCCCGTGACGCTGGGCACTGCGGTGGACACCACGCACCTGGAGAATGCAGCTCCCCGG atTCAGGCAAAAAGTGCGAGTCCGGCAAATAGCCCAGAGAACTCACCAGTCAATTCAGCAACGGCTTTAAAAAACCGGCCTTTGTCCGTCATGGTGACGGGGAAGGGAACAGTCCTACAGAAAGCTAAG GAATGGGAGAAGAAGGGAGCTAGTTAG